Proteins from a single region of Corynebacterium casei LMG S-19264:
- the yidC gene encoding membrane protein insertase YidC, which produces MFDIFVYPVSGIMKLWHLLTHNFFEEQTAWLMSIVLLVLTVRSLIAPLTWYSVRSGRIAALLRPAKAAMPPATTPEDYQANKDAVDALHKEHNFNPAVGCLPPLIMLPVFIGLYQVVLRMARPTFEGRIGFISAEEVQSFRETTLNGVPIPAFISMPESWATDLAVDPALVREKALPWLILAISFTVINMCISTTRMFWTTNFNTKLSRRIFIFSLVFIVLIPLLLSYIAFHGPIPLAVIFYWFCTNLYTLTLTIICQIVLAKKYPLSEEVHEMRRKSIADFKDYRKLSSSEKKELQANAKADKKQEAEIRREASKIRVAKRRAELQAKRNSGTKPEEKKQEPKEDSAEGTED; this is translated from the coding sequence TCTTTGTGTACCCAGTTTCGGGAATTATGAAGCTGTGGCACCTGCTCACGCACAATTTCTTTGAAGAACAAACTGCGTGGCTAATGTCCATTGTGCTGCTAGTTCTCACCGTCCGCTCACTCATTGCGCCACTGACGTGGTACTCCGTGCGCAGCGGGCGCATCGCCGCGCTGCTGCGGCCGGCCAAGGCAGCAATGCCACCTGCTACTACCCCCGAGGACTACCAGGCCAACAAAGATGCTGTCGATGCCCTGCACAAAGAGCACAACTTCAACCCCGCCGTGGGCTGTCTCCCGCCGCTGATCATGCTCCCGGTCTTCATCGGCCTCTACCAAGTAGTACTGCGCATGGCGCGGCCGACATTTGAAGGCCGCATTGGTTTCATCTCCGCCGAAGAAGTCCAATCCTTCCGTGAAACCACCCTCAACGGCGTGCCCATCCCGGCGTTTATCTCCATGCCTGAATCCTGGGCCACCGACCTGGCCGTGGACCCTGCCCTCGTGCGGGAGAAGGCTCTTCCTTGGCTGATTCTGGCCATCTCATTCACCGTCATCAACATGTGCATCTCCACCACGCGCATGTTCTGGACCACGAACTTCAACACCAAGCTCTCACGCCGTATCTTCATCTTCTCGCTGGTGTTCATCGTGCTCATTCCGCTGCTGCTGAGCTACATCGCCTTCCACGGACCAATCCCACTGGCGGTTATCTTCTACTGGTTCTGCACCAACCTCTACACCCTGACGTTGACCATTATCTGCCAAATTGTGCTGGCCAAGAAGTATCCACTGAGCGAAGAAGTCCACGAAATGCGCCGCAAGTCCATCGCGGATTTCAAGGATTACCGCAAGCTCAGTTCCAGTGAGAAGAAAGAGCTTCAGGCAAACGCCAAGGCTGATAAGAAGCAGGAAGCGGAGATCCGCCGCGAGGCGTCCAAGATCCGTGTCGCCAAGCGCAGGGCCGAGCTGCAGGCAAAAAGAAACTCAGGCACTAAGCCGGAGGAAAAGAAGCAAGAGCCTAAAGAAGACTCGGCAGAGGGGACCGAAGACTAG
- a CDS encoding TetR/AcrR family transcriptional regulator, translated as MTQKKSRRNRPSPRHRLLASATNLFTTEGIRVIGIDRILREADVAKASLYSLFGSKDALVIAYVETLDEQYREAWAQRTAEVSDPQGKILAFFDMAIDEEPGKEFRGSHFLNAAGEYPRPESDAERGIVAACLEHRRWMHATMTELLNEINGYPSDSQADQLLIFLDGGMSGARLMRAIGPLHTARGLAVQMLSEPPADYSI; from the coding sequence GTGACCCAGAAGAAGTCGCGCCGTAATCGCCCGAGTCCACGTCATCGACTGTTGGCATCCGCGACGAATCTTTTTACCACTGAAGGCATTCGCGTTATTGGTATTGACCGTATTCTGCGCGAAGCTGACGTGGCGAAGGCGTCGCTGTATTCCCTGTTTGGCTCTAAAGACGCGTTGGTTATTGCTTATGTGGAAACTTTGGATGAGCAATACCGTGAAGCGTGGGCGCAGCGTACCGCTGAGGTTAGTGACCCGCAGGGCAAGATTTTGGCCTTCTTTGACATGGCTATTGATGAAGAGCCCGGCAAGGAATTCCGCGGCTCGCACTTCTTAAACGCTGCTGGTGAATATCCACGTCCGGAGTCGGATGCGGAGCGCGGGATTGTTGCGGCCTGTTTGGAGCATCGTCGGTGGATGCATGCCACCATGACGGAACTGCTCAATGAGATTAACGGCTACCCATCAGATAGCCAGGCGGATCAGCTGCTCATCTTCCTCGACGGCGGCATGTCTGGTGCCCGCTTAATGCGCGCGATTGGCCCGCTGCACACCGCGCGTGGCCTGGCAGTACAGATGTTGTCTGAACCGCCAGCAGACTACTCCATCTAG
- a CDS encoding GlsB/YeaQ/YmgE family stress response membrane protein, with protein sequence MGIIGWIIIGAIAGFLAEKIMKRDHGLLTNIIVGIVGGILGGWLLSRVGLGSGGWIWTLFTAVLGACLLLWIVGAIRSKSAN encoded by the coding sequence ATGGGTATTATCGGCTGGATTATCATTGGCGCAATCGCCGGCTTCTTGGCAGAAAAGATCATGAAGCGTGACCACGGTCTTCTAACAAACATCATCGTCGGTATCGTCGGCGGTATTCTCGGCGGCTGGCTGCTCTCGCGCGTAGGCCTGGGTAGCGGCGGCTGGATCTGGACGCTGTTCACCGCTGTCCTTGGCGCTTGTCTGCTTCTGTGGATTGTGGGCGCTATTCGCTCCAAGTCCGCGAACTAA
- a CDS encoding universal stress protein yields the protein MAKEDIVVVAVDGSEASKNAVLWAANTATKRGIPLRIASSYTMPQFLYAEGMVPPKELYEDLQNETAGRIEEARVIAHEAFPDLKIGHTIAEGSPIDMLLEMSHDVTMIVMGSRGMGGLSGMVMGSVSANVVSHAHCPVVVVRDNNEVTENNKYGPVVVGVDGSEVSQKATSYAFREAQARGTELVAIHTWMDMQAQTSLAGLAAAQAEWSEIEREQGELLSERLESFENEYPEVKVTRIIARDRPVRALTDAAAGAQLLVVGSHGRGGFRGMLLGSTSRALLQSSPCPLMVVRPESYIGDEEAAEG from the coding sequence ATGGCAAAAGAAGACATCGTTGTTGTAGCAGTAGACGGGTCGGAAGCCTCAAAGAACGCCGTCCTGTGGGCAGCGAATACCGCAACCAAGCGTGGAATCCCATTGCGGATTGCATCCAGCTACACCATGCCGCAGTTCCTCTACGCGGAGGGAATGGTTCCACCAAAAGAACTCTACGAAGACCTCCAGAATGAGACCGCAGGTCGCATTGAGGAAGCTCGCGTTATTGCACACGAGGCTTTCCCAGACCTGAAGATTGGTCACACCATTGCTGAGGGTTCCCCAATTGACATGCTGTTGGAGATGTCGCACGACGTCACCATGATTGTCATGGGCTCCCGCGGTATGGGTGGACTGTCCGGCATGGTCATGGGTTCTGTCTCCGCCAACGTTGTATCCCACGCGCACTGCCCAGTGGTTGTTGTTCGTGACAACAACGAGGTGACCGAGAACAACAAGTACGGCCCAGTCGTGGTTGGTGTGGACGGTTCTGAGGTCTCCCAGAAGGCAACCTCCTACGCATTCCGTGAAGCACAGGCTCGCGGTACTGAGCTGGTGGCTATCCACACTTGGATGGACATGCAGGCGCAGACCTCATTGGCCGGTCTTGCGGCAGCGCAGGCTGAATGGTCTGAGATTGAGCGTGAACAGGGCGAGTTGCTCTCTGAGCGTCTGGAATCCTTTGAAAATGAGTACCCAGAGGTCAAGGTGACCCGTATCATCGCTCGTGACCGTCCAGTACGTGCACTGACTGATGCGGCGGCTGGTGCACAACTGCTGGTTGTCGGCTCTCACGGCCGTGGTGGCTTCCGCGGCATGCTGCTTGGCTCGACCTCGCGTGCACTGCTGCAGTCCTCTCCTTGCCCGCTGATGGTGGTTCGCCCGGAGTCTTACATCGGTGATGAAGAGGCAGCCGAAGGCTAG
- a CDS encoding pseudouridine synthase, whose product MGNRLSHQRKGYSPLPIKDGLNPTRVRVPAEVAPIRAFDFLMEVIQTQRHRHPDDDAVALQERFNKREVVVFDATPIYPSTELSAEQDVFFYRTPAPETPVPYDIPIVYEDADILVADKPSFMATMPRARHIVETATVKLRRSTGIDDLAPAHRLDRLTSGLLLFTKHREVRGAYQTLFARREVQKTYSAIADYKDFHTPVLWESRMEKTPGEIQGRIEQGDINAITSLVAVNPLTSDEQQAMDDIHGKQQQLARYTLAPKTGKTHQLRLHMWAAGVPILGDPVYPIIYPVDAEDMNIPMHLTAAQLEFIDPLSGKPREFHTTLTF is encoded by the coding sequence ATGGGAAATAGACTATCGCATCAGCGTAAGGGCTACAGCCCCCTGCCCATTAAAGATGGACTCAATCCCACCCGAGTGCGGGTACCGGCAGAGGTTGCGCCCATTAGGGCGTTCGATTTCCTCATGGAAGTCATCCAAACTCAACGGCACCGTCACCCTGACGATGATGCGGTGGCCTTGCAGGAGCGTTTCAATAAACGCGAGGTAGTGGTTTTCGATGCCACCCCGATCTACCCCTCCACTGAACTCTCAGCGGAGCAGGACGTTTTCTTCTACCGCACTCCGGCACCAGAGACACCCGTCCCCTATGACATTCCCATTGTCTATGAGGATGCGGACATTCTCGTGGCTGATAAGCCGTCCTTTATGGCCACGATGCCGCGTGCACGCCACATCGTGGAAACAGCAACTGTGAAGCTACGTCGCTCGACCGGAATCGATGACCTCGCGCCAGCGCACCGACTGGACCGCCTGACATCAGGACTTTTGTTGTTTACTAAGCACCGTGAAGTCCGCGGCGCCTATCAAACGCTCTTCGCCCGCCGCGAAGTACAAAAGACCTACAGCGCCATCGCCGACTACAAGGACTTCCACACACCAGTGCTCTGGGAATCACGCATGGAGAAGACGCCCGGTGAAATTCAAGGAAGGATTGAACAAGGCGATATCAACGCCATCACCAGCCTGGTGGCAGTCAATCCGCTGACGTCGGATGAGCAACAGGCCATGGATGACATCCACGGAAAGCAACAACAGCTCGCGCGTTATACCCTCGCCCCCAAGACAGGTAAGACACATCAGCTAAGACTGCACATGTGGGCTGCAGGCGTCCCTATTCTAGGAGACCCTGTCTATCCCATCATTTATCCTGTTGACGCCGAGGACATGAATATCCCAATGCACCTCACCGCCGCGCAGCTGGAATTCATTGACCCCCTCAGCGGCAAACCCCGCGAGTTCCACACCACATTGACCTTTTAA